TCGCCCGGCCGACCGTGCCGATCCGCAGCCCGTCGGGCGGGTTGACGAAGTTGCCGGCGCTGGTCTCGGTCAACCCGTACCCCTCGGAGATGGGCAGGTTGGCCGCGGCGAAGAAGGTGGAGATCTCCGCGCTCAACGGCGCCGCACCGGAGACGAGCACCCGGATCCGGCCGCCGAGGCGGGCCTGGAGCTTGCTGAACACCAGCTTCTCGGCCACCGCGTACTTGGCCTTCAGCAGGCCCGGGACCGGACGGCCGGCCTGCTCCAGGGCGACCTTCCGCTTGCCGACCTCGACCCCCCAGGCGAAGATCTTCGCCTTCGCGCCGCCCGCGTCCTGCGCGGTGGTGACCGCCTTGTTGTAGACCTTCTCGTAGACCCGGGGCGCTCCGCACATCAGCGTCGGACGGATCACCGCGAGCATCTCGACCAGCTTGTCCACCCGGCCGTCGACATAGGTGGGCAGGCCGACGTGCGTCGATCCGCAGAGCAGCGTCTTGCCGAACGAGTGGGACAGCGGCAGCCACAGGTACTGCACGTCGTCGTCGCGCAGCAGACCCGTCTCGGCCTGCACCACCCCCTCCCAGCACCAGCCGCCGTGCAGCAGCTCGACGCCCTTCGGCCGGCCGGTGGTGCCCGAGGTGTAGATCAGCGTGGCCAGGTGCTCCGGGCCGACCGGGGCGATCAGCCGGTCGACCAGGCCCGGGTCGGTGGCGAGGGCCTGTGCGCCCCGCTCCTCCAGCTCGGCGAGGGTGAGCTGGGGCACCGCGGCGGCCGGGTCGGGGGTGCCGTCGAAGAGCACCACGTGGGTCAGCGCGGGCAACGTCGCACCGGCGATCTTCGCGGCCTGGGCCGGGTTCTCCGCGAACAGCACCCGGGAGCCGGAGTCGGCGATGATGTACGTCGCGTCCTGCGGCTCGGTGGTCGGGTAGACGGTGGTGGTCGCGCCACCGGCGCACATGATGCCGAAGTCGGCGACGATCCAGTCCAGCCGGGTGTTGGCCAGGATCGCCACCGGGTCCTCCAGCCCGACCCCGAGCCCGTGCAGGCCGGCGGCGACCGCGTCGGCCCGCCGGCCGACCTGCGCCCAGGTCAACCAGACCGGCCCGGAGTCGTCCGCCGCCGGGTGGGCGAAGGCGTGCCGGTCGGGGGTCGCGGCCACCCGCTTGCGGAACATGTCGGGGATGGAACGGTAGGGCACATCGAGAGCCATCGCGGTAGCCGCCTTCGGGGGTGGATGACGTGACGGGGGTCACGTCGCTCTGCGGTTACCGAAGGGTATTGCCTGCACCGGCGCATCGGCTAGCCCTCGAACCTGTGAGGCGGCTGAGTACCCCGCGCCCCGGCGTCGGCCCGACCCCGCGCGGGCGGCGGGTCAGAGCCCCAGCCGGGCGGTGCGCAGGCGTTCGGCCAGCGCGGCCGGTCCGTCGATCTGGACCCGGGCCACCCGTTGCCGGCCGGAAAGGAACAGCACCAGCTCCCCGGGCGACCCGACCAGCCGGACCCGTTCCCCGCCCCGACCGGCGGTCAGCTCGCCGTGGCCGGGGGCCTGCACCAGCAGACTCGCCGGGAAGCGCCGGACCCGGGTCCGGACCAGCAGGGCCACCGGGCGCCACAGCCGGGCGGTCAGCCCCGCCGGGAGGTCCCGGGGCTGCCAGCCCGACCGGGCCCGCCGGACGTCCTCGTGGTGGATGAAGAACTCCATGGTGTTGGCCACCTCGTCGGTCAGCGGGTTGCTGACCGGGCTCCACACCGGTGGGCGGCGCACCTGGGCGACCAGTTCCGACCAGGGCCGGGCGGCGATCCGCAGGCGCACCCGCTCGGCGTACCCCTGCAGCGGCGGCAGCAGGATGCCACCGGCGGCGTCCGGACGGCGCTCCCGCACCACCAAATGGGCGGCGAGGTCCCGGGCGGTCCACCCCTCGTTGATCGTCGGGGCGTCCGGGCCCACGTCCAGCATCAGGTCGGCGAGCGCCTCGCGCTCCGCTCGGGCGTACCGCGGCATGCAGCGATCGTAGGTCGCCCGGCCGGCATCGGCGCGGCGAGCGGTCCGCCGCGCCGGCCGGTGACCGCTCGGCGACGTGACGGTGGACATACCACGCCGGGCGGCGGAGGTGGCTGCGACCGGTAAGGATAAGGGAGATACTGGTGGCTTACGGCGGGGGAGAGCGTGACGAGCGGGACGAGTCGGGACGTGATCCAGCGGGGGCTGTCGATCCTCGGCCGGGCGATCCGGGAACAACCACGCATCTTCGCGGTGGCCGTCGCCGGCAGCGTGCTCTTCGGCGGGCTGGTGATCGCCAGCGCCTACGTGGTGGGCGCCGTCGTCGGCGACGTGGTCGTGCCGGCGGTCGAGTCCGGCGAGGTGGGCACCGGCACCCTGGCCCTGGCGGCGGTGGCGCTGTTCGGGATCAGCGTGCTGCGGGTGGTCGGCATCTTCGGCCGGCGGCTCGGCGCGGGTTACATGCAGTTCCGCCTCCAGGCCGCCTACCGCCGTCGGGTCACCCGCCGCTACCTGGACCTGCCGCTGTCCTGGCACCACCGCAACGCCACCGGGACGTTGCTGTCCAACGCCAACTCCGACGTGGAGGCGGCCTGGTACCCGATCGCACCGCTGCCGTTCGCGGTCGGCACGCTGGTGATGCTGGTCGGCGCGGTCGGCTCGCTCTTCGCCACCGACTGGGCGCTCGCCCTGGTCGGGCTGGCCGTGTTCCCCGCCCTGTTCGCGCTCAACGTGGTCTACTCCCGCCGGATGGCCCCCCGGCAGGCCCGCGCGCAGCGGTTGCGGGCCGAGGTCAGCGGCATCGCCCATGAGAGCTTCGACGGCGCCCTGGTGGTCAAGACCATGGGCCGGGAGGCCCAGGAGACCGCCCGGTTCGCCGGCCGCGCCGGGCAGCTACGGGACGCGCTGATCTCGGTCGGCCGGCTGCGGGGGGTCTTCGACCCGCTGCTGGAGACGCTGCCCAGCCTCGGCACCCTGGCCGTGCTCGTGGTCGGCACGATCCGGCTGCGGCAGGGCGCGATCAGCGTCACCGAACTGGTCAGCGTCGCGTTCCTCTTCACCGTGCTGGCCTTCCCGGTGCGGGCCATCGGCTGGGTGCTGGCCGAGCTGCCCCGCAGCGTGGCCGGCTGGGACCGGGTCAGCCGGGTGCTCGACGCCACCGGCGAGATGCCCTACGGGGACGTCGCCCTCGCCGACGACGGCACGCCCGCCACCCTGGCCTTCACCGACGTCCACTTCGGGTACGCGCCGGCCGAGGCGCACCTGCCCGGCGCGCAGGTGCTCGGCGAGGTCACCTTCACCGTGCCCGCCGGGCGGACGGTGGCGCTGGTCGGGCCGACCGGCGCCGGCAAGTCCACCATCGCCTCGCTGGCGGTCCGGCTGGTCGACCCGGACAGCGGCACGGTGAGCCTGGACGGGGTGGACGTCCGGCGGCTCACCGCCGGGTCGCTCGCCTCGACCGCCGCCCTGGTCGCCCAGGTGCCGTTCGTCTTCGACGACACGGTCCGGGCCAACATCAGCCTGGACCGGCCGGGCATCGACGACGGGGAGGTCTGGGCGGCGCTGCGGCTGGCCGAGGCGGACGGTTTCGTCGCCGCCCTCCCCGACGGGCTGGACACCATGGTCGGCGAGCGGGGCACCTCGCTCTCCGGCGGGCAGCGGCAACGGCTCACCCTGGCCCGCGCGCTGGCCGGTCGGCCCCGGCTGCTGGTGCTCGACGACGCCACCAGCGCGGTCGACCCCCGGGTCGAGGCGGCCATCCTGGCCGGGCTGCGCTCCCCCGCACCCGGGCAGCAGGCCGCCGCGTCGATCCTGGTGGTGGCGTACCGGCGGGCCACCATCGCGCTCGCCGACGAGGTGATCTACCTGGAGCAGGGCCGGGTGCTGGCCCGGGGCACCCACAGCGAACTGCTGGCTACCGTGCCCGGCTACGTCGACCTGGTCACCGCGTACGAGCAGGCCGAGCAGGAACGTGAGCAGAACCGGACGTACGACGAGGTCGCCCCGCTGCCGTCGGGCCTGGAGATCGAGGTGGACCGGTGAGCGCGAGGAGCGCAGCGCAGCGGAGCCCCGCAGTCGCGAGCGGAAGGTCGGTTCGGTGAGCGCGAGGAGTGCAGCGCAGCGGAGCCCCGCAGTCGCGAGCGGAGCGGCGGCAGCGGTGAGCGAGGGGGCGGCAGCGGTGAGCGCGGGTGCGGGCGGTGCGGACGAGCGGGCCGAGGGGACCTGGCAGACGTTGCGGCGGGGACTGGCGCTCTCGCCGGAGCTGCGTACCGGACTCGCCGGCACGATCGCCCTGGCGCTGGTCTACATGGTCGGCCGGGTGGCCGTGCCGGTCGCCGTGCAGCGCGGCATCGACCAGGGCATCGCCGTGCCCGGCGGCCCGGACCTGGGGGTGATCGTCACCGTGGTCACCGCCACGGCGGCGGTGCTGGTGCTCACCACCGCCTGCGGTTACCTGATGATGCGGCGGTTGTTCACGGTCAGCGAGACCGCGCTGGCCAACGTGCGGACCAGGGCGTTCCGGCACGTGCACGACCTGTCGATGCTGCACCAGCAGTCGGAGCGGCGCGGGTCGCTGGTCTCCCGGGTGACCAGCGACGTGGACCAGATCACCCAGTTCCTCCAGTGGGGCGGGGTCATCCTCATCGTCAACCTGGGTCAGCTCGCCGTCACGACGGCCGTGATGGTGGCGTACTCCTGGCAGTTGACGCTGGTGGTGCTCGTCGCGTTCGCGCCGGCGGTGCTGATGATCCGGCTGTTGCAGCGCCGGCTGGCCGGGGCGTACGGGGTGGTCCGGCAGCGGATGGGCACCCTGCTCGGCACGATCGCCGAGAGCGTGGTGGGTGCGCCGGTGATCCGGGCGTACGGGGTGTCCGGTCGGACGGCCCGGCGGTTGGACGCGGCGATCGAGGGGCAGCGGGTGGCCCAGCAGCGGGCCATCCGGATCAGCATCATGGGCAGCTCGGTGGGGGAGCTGGCGGCCGGGGTGGCGCTGGCCGGGGTGGTGGTGGTCGGGGTGTCGCTCGGGGCGGACCGGACGTTGTCCATCGGCCAGCTCACCGCTTTCCTGTTCCTGGTCACCCTCTTCATCCAGCCGGTGCAGATCGCCACCGAGGTGCTCAACGAGGCGCAGAACGCGATCGCCGGCTGGCGGCGGGTGCTCGACGTGCTGGACATCGCGCCGGACGTGGCCGATCCGGGGGAGCGGGGCCGGGAACTGCCGGTGGGGCCGCTGGACATCCGCTTCGCCGACGTGACGTTCGCCTATCCGGGTGGGCCGCCGGTGCTGCACGGCGTCACGCTGGACATCGCGGCGAAGAGCCGGGTGGCGGTGGTCGGCGAGACCGGCAGCGGCAAGACCACCTTCGCCAAGCTGCTCACCCGGCTGATGGATCCGACGCAGGGGCGGGTGCTGCTGTCCGGGGTGCCGCTGGACGAGGTGCGGTTCGACTCGCTGCGGTCCCGGGTGGTGATGGTGCCGCAGGACGGGTTCCTGTTCGACGCCACGGTCGGGGAGAACGTCCGTTTCGCCCGCCCCGAGCTGACCGATGCCGAGCTGACCGCCGCCTTCACCGAGCTGGGCCTGGCCGACTGGCTGGACGGTCTGCCGGCCGGTCTGGACACCCCGGTGGGCGAGCGGGGGGAGGCGCTGAGCGTCGGGGAGCGGCAACTGGTCGCGCTGGCCCGGGCGTACGTGGCGGATCCGGACCTGCTCGTCCTGGACGAGGCGACCAGCGCCGTCGACCCGGCGACCGAGGTACGCCTGCAACGCACCCTGGACGCGGTCACCCGGGGCCGGACCACGTTGGCCATCGCGCACCGGCTCTCCACCGCCCAGGCCGCCGACGAGGTAGTGGTGGTGGACCGGGGCCGGATCGTGCAGCGCGGACCCCACGAGGAGCTGCTGCGTGACCCGGATTCGGTCTACGGCCTGCTCTACGCCTCCTGGCTGGAGCAGACCCGCTGACCGACGACCACGGTCGAAGGGCGGGGAGTCGGTGGACGCGGTCGCCCTGGTGCTCTACTCTGCGGGTTAGGTAAGGCTAACCTTTATCGGAGGTGTCCGGTGGCCCCGACCCCTGCTGAGCTGATCCGTACCCTGGTGGCCGGTCGGCTGCCCGGCCTGGTGCACCTCGCCCACCGCCCCGGTCCGTTCCACGTCCGGCACGCCACCGACCCGGAGGGACGGGTGCTGCTGCTGGTCCCGGTCTTCAGCGACCTCGCCGCGGAACTGGACCCGGGCGCGGCCCGCGACGTCGCCGTGGTGCTCGACGTACTCGACCTGCCCCCGGCCGCCGGAGCACCCTCGGCCGGCCGGGCCTGGGTGTCCGGCTGGGCGGTGCCCCTGTGCGGCGAAGCTGCCCGTCGCGCCGCCGACGACTTCGCCGCCGTGGACCCGACCGGTGACCTGCTCGACGTCGGGCGTCGCTTCCGGCTGCACCGCTTCGAGGTCGCCGAGGCCCGCCTGGAGACCGCCGGCACCGTGCACCGGGTCGACCCCGGTGAGTACGCCGCCGCCGAGCCGGACCCGCTGCACGCCGACGAGGCCACCGTGCTGGCCGACCTCGCCGACCGCCACGGCCCCCAGGTGGTCGCGTACCTGCGGCGTCAGCTCGACCTGGCCGGCGACGAACCCCGGGTGGTACGCCTCGACCGCTACGGTCTGATCGTGGCGTACGGCCGACCCGGCGACCGCCGTCGGGCACGCCTGCCCTTCCCCCACCCGGTGACCGACCGCGCAGACCTCCCTGACCTCCTCCACCCCCTCCTCAACACCCCCGCCCCCACCCACCGCCACCTCTGACCGCCCCCGCCCCTTCTCCTCCCCCTCCCCGCCCGCCCTCCCTCCCGCTCATCCCGCCTCGCCCCCGCCCCCGCCCTCGCCCTCGCCCCCGCCCCGGTGATCAAGAGGTTCAGGTCACCGGCGAGCGCGTTTCCCACCGCAAACCTCTTGGTCACCAATCACCAACCCGGCGTGATCCATTTGCCCGGCTGGTTGTCCCGGTGATCAAGAGGTTTGCGTCATCGGCAAGCGCGTTCCCCACCGCGAACCTCTTGATCACCGACAGTCAGCGCGGCCTGACCGGACCGCCCGCTTGGTCGTCCCGGTGATCAAGAGGTTGGTGCCATCGGATCGCTCGAAGTTGACGTGAATCTCTTGATCACCGGGACGAGGGCGGGGCGGGCGAGGCGAGGGCGGGGCGGGCGAGGCGAGGGCGGGGCGGGCGAGGCGAGGGCGGGCAGGGCAGCCGGGGCAGGGGAGGGGTCACGGGGTGGGGGGTGGGAGTGGGGCGGTGAGGTAGCGGTGGATGGTGGGGCCGAGGGTGGCGGCCAGGGTGTCGGGGGTGGCGGAGGCGACCGGTTCGAGGCGGATGACGTAGCGCATCATGGCCAGCCCGATCATCTGGGTGGCCACCAGCGCGCCGCGCATCGGCAGCTCCGCCGGGGGCAGGTCGAGATGGTCGAGCACCCGGCGCAGCACCTGGGTGAC
Above is a window of Micromonospora rifamycinica DNA encoding:
- a CDS encoding AMP-dependent synthetase/ligase is translated as MALDVPYRSIPDMFRKRVAATPDRHAFAHPAADDSGPVWLTWAQVGRRADAVAAGLHGLGVGLEDPVAILANTRLDWIVADFGIMCAGGATTTVYPTTEPQDATYIIADSGSRVLFAENPAQAAKIAGATLPALTHVVLFDGTPDPAAAVPQLTLAELEERGAQALATDPGLVDRLIAPVGPEHLATLIYTSGTTGRPKGVELLHGGWCWEGVVQAETGLLRDDDVQYLWLPLSHSFGKTLLCGSTHVGLPTYVDGRVDKLVEMLAVIRPTLMCGAPRVYEKVYNKAVTTAQDAGGAKAKIFAWGVEVGKRKVALEQAGRPVPGLLKAKYAVAEKLVFSKLQARLGGRIRVLVSGAAPLSAEISTFFAAANLPISEGYGLTETSAGNFVNPPDGLRIGTVGRAMGDLECRIDTDGEILVRGRPVMRGYHNLPEETAAAFTEDGFFRTGDIGSLDGDGYLRITDRKKDLVKTSGGKYVAPSHIEGMFKAICPYTSQAIVIGQARNYCTMLVSLDPDAIRGWAAGGPLEGRDYAEIVASPEARAMVEEHVAQLNTKLNRWETIKRVTVLPRDLTIEDGEMTPSLKIKRRGVESNFAAEIDKMYAGSLAEI
- a CDS encoding TIGR03085 family metal-binding protein; translated protein: MPRYARAEREALADLMLDVGPDAPTINEGWTARDLAAHLVVRERRPDAAGGILLPPLQGYAERVRLRIAARPWSELVAQVRRPPVWSPVSNPLTDEVANTMEFFIHHEDVRRARSGWQPRDLPAGLTARLWRPVALLVRTRVRRFPASLLVQAPGHGELTAGRGGERVRLVGSPGELVLFLSGRQRVARVQIDGPAALAERLRTARLGL
- a CDS encoding ABC transporter ATP-binding protein — protein: MTSGTSRDVIQRGLSILGRAIREQPRIFAVAVAGSVLFGGLVIASAYVVGAVVGDVVVPAVESGEVGTGTLALAAVALFGISVLRVVGIFGRRLGAGYMQFRLQAAYRRRVTRRYLDLPLSWHHRNATGTLLSNANSDVEAAWYPIAPLPFAVGTLVMLVGAVGSLFATDWALALVGLAVFPALFALNVVYSRRMAPRQARAQRLRAEVSGIAHESFDGALVVKTMGREAQETARFAGRAGQLRDALISVGRLRGVFDPLLETLPSLGTLAVLVVGTIRLRQGAISVTELVSVAFLFTVLAFPVRAIGWVLAELPRSVAGWDRVSRVLDATGEMPYGDVALADDGTPATLAFTDVHFGYAPAEAHLPGAQVLGEVTFTVPAGRTVALVGPTGAGKSTIASLAVRLVDPDSGTVSLDGVDVRRLTAGSLASTAALVAQVPFVFDDTVRANISLDRPGIDDGEVWAALRLAEADGFVAALPDGLDTMVGERGTSLSGGQRQRLTLARALAGRPRLLVLDDATSAVDPRVEAAILAGLRSPAPGQQAAASILVVAYRRATIALADEVIYLEQGRVLARGTHSELLATVPGYVDLVTAYEQAEQEREQNRTYDEVAPLPSGLEIEVDR
- a CDS encoding ABC transporter ATP-binding protein: MSAGAGGADERAEGTWQTLRRGLALSPELRTGLAGTIALALVYMVGRVAVPVAVQRGIDQGIAVPGGPDLGVIVTVVTATAAVLVLTTACGYLMMRRLFTVSETALANVRTRAFRHVHDLSMLHQQSERRGSLVSRVTSDVDQITQFLQWGGVILIVNLGQLAVTTAVMVAYSWQLTLVVLVAFAPAVLMIRLLQRRLAGAYGVVRQRMGTLLGTIAESVVGAPVIRAYGVSGRTARRLDAAIEGQRVAQQRAIRISIMGSSVGELAAGVALAGVVVVGVSLGADRTLSIGQLTAFLFLVTLFIQPVQIATEVLNEAQNAIAGWRRVLDVLDIAPDVADPGERGRELPVGPLDIRFADVTFAYPGGPPVLHGVTLDIAAKSRVAVVGETGSGKTTFAKLLTRLMDPTQGRVLLSGVPLDEVRFDSLRSRVVMVPQDGFLFDATVGENVRFARPELTDAELTAAFTELGLADWLDGLPAGLDTPVGERGEALSVGERQLVALARAYVADPDLLVLDEATSAVDPATEVRLQRTLDAVTRGRTTLAIAHRLSTAQAADEVVVVDRGRIVQRGPHEELLRDPDSVYGLLYASWLEQTR
- a CDS encoding DUF2470 domain-containing protein, with protein sequence MAPTPAELIRTLVAGRLPGLVHLAHRPGPFHVRHATDPEGRVLLLVPVFSDLAAELDPGAARDVAVVLDVLDLPPAAGAPSAGRAWVSGWAVPLCGEAARRAADDFAAVDPTGDLLDVGRRFRLHRFEVAEARLETAGTVHRVDPGEYAAAEPDPLHADEATVLADLADRHGPQVVAYLRRQLDLAGDEPRVVRLDRYGLIVAYGRPGDRRRARLPFPHPVTDRADLPDLLHPLLNTPAPTHRHL